The genomic DNA AAGGTTCTGCAGCACCAATCGATGGAGAGGTTGATTTCAACATCAATGATGCATATTATACTAGTCAAGTTGGAAGAGTCATATTTTCCAAGAAAGTTTTACTATGGGACTCAAAAATAGGTCAACTCACTGACTTCACAACCCATTACACCTTTATTATCGACACTCAAAATAGTTCTAGATATGGCCATGGAATTGCATTTTTCTTGGTTCCTTTTGGATTTGAAATCCCACCTAATTCTGCTGGTGCCTTTTTTGGTCTATTTAACACCACGACAATGAATTCAACCAGTAACCTTCTTCATGTGGAGTTTGATTCTTACGCAAATCGTCCCTGGGGTGAGACAACGGAGCATGTGGgaatcaacaacaattcaatcatTTCATCGGTGTCAACACCTTGGAACGCAAGTTTACATAGTGGAGAAACTACTGAGGTATGGATTAACTATAATTCTACAACCAAAAATTTGAATGTATCTTGGAAATATCAAAACACCTATGATCCTCAAGAAAAAACTAGTATTTCATATGAAATTGACTTAATAAAGGTCCTACCTGAATGGGTTACTATAGGAATTTCTGCTTCAACAGGTTCCATTGGAGAAAAGCACAAACTTCTATCTTGGGAATTCAGTTCCACTTTGGAACAAAgtgataatgataataatacaAAAAGGACTAGATTAGTTGTGATACTAGCAGTCACGTGTGGGATTGTAGTTATGGGAGTGGGAGCACTGGCAATATATGCATTACTTTGGAGGAAAATAAAGagaagtaaaaagaaaaaggaagaggctATGCATTTAAGAACAATGAATGATGACCTTCAAAGAGGAGCAGGGCCAAGGAGGTTTACCTACCAAGAACTTGATTTGGCTACCAATAAATTTACCGACGATAGAAAATTAGGTCAAGGTGGTTTTGGAGCTGTTTATAAAGGTTACTTTTTCGATCAAGATTTAGCCGTTGCTGtgaagaaaatatcaagaggGTCAAGACAAGGGAAGAAAGAGTATGTAACTGAAGTTAAAGTTATTAGCCAGCTGAGACATAGGAATCTTGTGAAGCTCTTAGGATGGTGCCATGACAAAGGTGAGTTTCTACTTGTTTATGAGTTCATGCCAAATGGTAGTCTTGATTCTCATTTATTCGGAAAAAGGACACCTCTTTCTTGGAGTGTAAGACATAAAATAGCTCTTGGATTGGCTTTTGGGGTACTTTATCTACATGAAGAATGGGAGAGGTGTGTGGTTCATAGAGATATCAAATCAAGTAATGTTATGCTAGATTCTAGTTTCAATGTTAAGCTTGGTGACTTTGGGTTGGCTAAACTAATGGATCATGAGATTGGACCCCAAACAACAGTGGTTGCCGGAACCTTAGGCTATTTGGCTCCAGAATATATAAGTACAGGTAAGGCTAGCAAAGAGTCAGATGTGTATAGTTTTGGGGTTGTTGCCTTGGAGATCACAACTGGACGGAAAGCTGTTGAAGTTATGAGGGATAAAGATGGAGATAAGGGATTGATTGAGTGGGTTTGGGATCATCATGGAAGAGGAGAGCTACTTGTGACCATGGATGAGAATTTGCGAAAGGATTTCGATGAGAAACAAGTAGAGTGTTTGTTGATTGTTGGATTATGGTGTGCTCATCCTGATGTAAGTCTAAGACCATCCATTAGACAAGCAATTCAAGTGCTAAATTTTGAGATTGCTTTGCCAAATCTTCCCCTGAATAGGCCTATTGCAACCTATCATGCTCCTACACCGACTCTAAGCTCGGTAGAAGCTTCCATAACCACAAGTCTTCAACATGGTCgttaaataataatgataaatctGGTGTTTGTGTCCGTTCTTGTTTTACATATGTATATCCATTTTTTGTGTATGAATGTTTGAAGTTGGAAATTAGAAACAgtctttttaaataatatatcatttttttgctttttgtttttgtaaatatagtgtatttgttgtgttttattctCATTTGAGTGAAAACAGAGATTGCCGTCTTAGCATCATGAACCTTGCTAATTGCTATGTGGGAAGAATCTTTTAATGAACTTATATTCAATAAGAAACTGtattatacaaatatacaatCTAAACAACTGTACAAGTAATCAATAATAAACTGTATTATACAAACTAAAAACAGAATTAAAAACTAAGTTAAATATTTACAAGTTTTGTCTAGTTTGGAGGGTGAATTAGCTTTTGAGAAATGagcaaaaaagagaaaaatatgtaatttcttTAACATGCAATATTTAAACTAATTTGATGTAGTTTGCGAAAACGGAGCCATTTGTGAAAGAGGGTTTTACTGTGTATGAGTTGGAAAATGTACCAAATCGTACTCAACTAATAAAGTCGTGTAAGTTATTATCTCCATAGTGATTGTTGTTCAACTTAATAAATAAAACTTTATTATAAGtaaataatttagaaaagatGAAGTTGTTTTGTAGGGTTTTAATTGTCCTGCCCAATGTGAGATTAGTTTTTGTGATTCAGAAGTTTAACGGCGATTAGGGAAACCTTGAACCCCCCAACATCCGTATTAGTTGCAACTAACTCGGTTGATTATTAGTTTATGACATGTCTTTCGATATTAGAAAGTAAAATATAACCCCGTGATAAATCagtgaaagtttttttttttttttaatattgccAAAATTCAACCTGTTACAATTGTGGTATTCCCGTAAGATGATTCATAGTCCTAAATTCATACTTAGATTctattaaaagaatttaattgaGAAAATAAGAAATTTACTACTGTCTAGTTCAGACGGAATTATGATTGTCAATTCTAACATGTTCTATCTAAAATATGATATAGAAACAGagatatacaaattaaatcagaCACTTGAATCAAAAACTACattaaaatttttattaattgaatccaacaaataagtAGGGTTCATCGTATAACCCTAATAAAAGGTTTAGTTGCACATCACAACATGCAAcaatacaaaacaaaagaaaaccacACCCTAGAGAGAGCAATAGGAGGATGGAGATCCTTTGTCTTGAAGCTCTAATGCTGAAACCTTGCTTTGTACCACCagctttattaattaataaaagagTGCACAggggtctatatttatagtactATTAGCCTGCATTTTTATCTAGTGTTATTTCGACAGGTAAAAGAAAGTTTAAAGCTGCAAAAATTCTATAAGTCCATGATTGAAGTTGCTGAGTTCGACAGATGCTGAGAGTATTCGACATAAGCCATGGTTCGAAAAAGCATTAGAAGTTTTTGAAATAAAGGTGGAAACTGGCAGACAGTTATATCAGCGAAGAAGTTGGTTTCAAGTGTCCAGACACGTGGAAGACATGCAATTTTCGACGAAGACATGCAGTTTTTAGCAGTTTAGGTTATGCAattattttggcttaattggatttttggtcccctaagtaattatcagttttcattttggtcccataattcGTAAAATCAACATTTCGGTCCCTCTTATTTTGCTTCGTTAGTCAAGAGGGACCGAAATGTTAATTTTAcgagttatgggaccaaagtGAAAACTGATAATTATTTAGGGGACTAAAAATCCAATTAAGCcaattattttctatatatatatatatagtaattttTCATACGAAAAAAATGGTCGCAAATCACTTATAGAATTCTAGCACTCGAAGTACCATCATCTAGAGAAAAGAGTCATATAGAATGTGTGTAATCTGATTTGTCGAACAACCTTTACattaatgcaatgcaatttagcttttctttaaatttttgcGTTTAAACTTTTAAGTCTTTTACTTGCATTtcctttatttaatttatctctGTCGAAAGACAACTTTTTTAATACACAAAAcaattttcttcatcttgttcataaagtaacctatgaatatgatgaacatttaTGCATTTTATGGAAAAAGATTGCACAATATGAGACAAAGGGGCACATGAGGCAGCAAAGGAAGATGTCTCATGTATGGGGCGCATGACCTAGTGCATCCAGTGCAAATTTTGCAGTTTTCATCTCTTTTTTGAGTGTTTGTCCATCTTGCAATGGCTTGGAActtgaaatttattttcttcattttgtattgtcttcaaagACCTTCTAAGAACCATTaatcttcaatcttcatatcctCAATCCTTCATGTGATGTCTTATTTTGGCGATTTACATGATTCTcactaaaaaaacacaaaacacttGTGAAGTTGCATAAATTAGGATAAAACTGAATTATAACAACTCAAATGAAAAGAACATAAAATGTTCCTCAAACCACTGACAACTCCTCCAAACGACACTTCTAATTTTCCTTTaaatgcacaaaaaaaaaaaaattactaaaattataGCATAAAATATCATATTGCGTTCCATCATCACAAACCTAAACTTATATCGTTGCTTATCCTCAAGAAGTAAAATATCAAGAAGTTAtaatttacattaatttaaaaattgaaacataCCTTTCAgagatgatgatttgattgtgaCTCTTCCCACTTCCACATTTGACTAGTTTATCACTTCCATGCAAACGGGAAACACTTAAAGAAGATACTCTTAATTTCAACCACTTATAATTCAAAGATACACGTATCTACCTCCTAAAGATACAATTCAAAATAGGGGTGCCCCTGGCAAAAGCAAGTCTCTGCCTAGTCACTAGGGTCTACAGAAAAgtcaaataagaaaataaaacaggGCCTTAATGCAGTTTGCCAAGGGTTAGCCCTTGGGTTTGCAACCTTTTCATAAACATGTTAGCCCATTGTCAAATCCTCCTGCAAAAGATGTTTTTTGTCCAAATCCAGGGTTATCCCCTGAGAAAGGCCCTGACAAATGGCCTGCCATATCTGCAAACCCATATGATGTGCTctttatttgaatttcaaaactCCTGCTCTCATTTTGCCAGGAGCCAACATGCAAAAACGAGGGGCACATTCATGTATCACCTTGGGATGCACAAATGCAATTTGCGAAGGGCATCTCCTAGCTTCACCCCACGCAAATTTTCCAAGGGTACTTGCCCCTGAcaaatatccctaaaaaattatCAGATTTGTTGTAGTGATCACTGCCAGGTTGTAACAATAgatcttatttttttaacaagcggTTACAACATCCAATGATGAACAAGAAGAGCCGTTTATGAACTACTTGTCTAAGAgtcaaaggaaaaaaagttgAATAGAGCTTATTAAACCCGTTTTAAGTGTCCTTCTTTTAATGCTCCCCAAATGAGTACTGAAATATGAGGCAAATTGGCAATTCTGAATCTATAAATGCTTTCAAATTGTATCTCTCTTAGTCTTCAAGtgatttcatataaaattttcaacgAAGGTAAGGGCTGCGCAAACATGCTTGTGAATCATGGTCATcataataattgattttggtGGGATTTTTTCCAGTTTTATGTGTGATGACTTTTTTATGGACCGTTATGGGTTACCTAATTTTCGCTTTCCGTAACTTTGTTTTGTCATCTTTTGCTTTCCTTTTGACTTTTTCTTATAGGGTCTTGGTTTGGCCCCCTCCTGTACATATTTTTCCCttctttataatatatattattatgagtAAGTAGCATATGATGAGAGTTGCTTGGGGGTGCCGATTTAGTCAGGATGTCCAATCTCTCCTTGATATCCTCCTTACTCTTACTCTTGATtcagttaaaaaaagaaaaaaaaaaaacttgtatttaTCTATTGACTTCTTTAAGGTATAATATATACTCAACTTTCACGCAACCATATTGCCACCCTTAACATAAGGTTTTTTATTCCTCAAACCATATTATATTTTACCTTATAATAATACATTCAAAGTGTAACCATTAAAGAAAATATCATTGTACCAGTCAAGACAATAACTTTTTATTATAATCTTATGCAAGGAAAATAAGTAACATTATCATGATTCCATTGATAAAGTATCAATTAACGACCATCTTGAAGGCTATTGGTTATGGAAGCTTCTACAGAGCTTACCGATGATGAAGGAACATGATAGGTTGCAACTGGCCTCTTTGGTGGAAGATTTGGCAAGGCAACCTCAAAATTAAGCACTTGAATTGCTTGTCTAATCGATGGTCTAAGACTAACATCAGGATGAGCACACCACAATCCAACAATCATCAAGCACTCTACTTCTTTCTCATCAAAATCATTTTGCAAATTTTCATCCATGGCGACAAGTAGCTCTCCACTTCCATAATGATCCCAAATCCATTCAATCATTCCCTGCTCTTCATTTTTTTGCTTCATCACTTTAGTAGCTTTCTTACCAGTAGTTATCTCCAAAGCAACTATCCCAAAACTATACACATCTGACTCTTTACTTGCCCTACCTGTGCTCACATATTCCGGAGCTAGATAGCCAAATGTTCCGGCCAGCCCAGTTGTTTGCGGCCCAAGTTCATGGTCCATTAACTTAGCCAACCCAAAATCACCAAGCTTGACATTGAAACTTgagtctaacataacattactTGATTTAATATCCCTATGAACCACACACCTCTCCCATTCTTCATGTAGATAAAGCAAACCAGAAGCCAATCCAAGAGCTATTTTGTGCCTTACACCCCAAGAAAGAGGTGTTCTTTTACCAAATAAATGAGAATCAAGACTACCATTTGGCATGAACTCATAAACAAGTAGAAACTCACCTTTGTCATGGCACCAACCCAAAAGCTTCACAAGATTCCTATGTCTCAGTTGACTAATGACTTTAACTTCAGTTACATACTCTTTCTTTCCTTGTCTTGATcctcttgatattttcttcaCAGCAACTTGTAAATCTAAATCAGCAAAGTAACCTTTATAAACAGCTCCAAAACCACCTTGACCCAACTTTCTATCCTTAGAGAAGTTATTGGTTGCCAAATCAAGTTCTTTGTAGGTGAACCTTCTTGGCCCTGCTCCTCTTTCAAGATCATCATTCATTGAAGTCAAATGCATAGCCTCTTCCTTTTGCTTATTacttctctttcttttcctccAAAATAATGCGTATGCTACTAATGCTCCCACTCCTATAACTATAACCCCACAAGAAACCGTTAGTATTATAACTAATCTTGTCTCTTTTGTTTTACTATCACCACTTGTGGCCAAAGTGGAGTTGAATTCCCATGACAAAAGATAATTTAATTCTTGAACATAACTTGTTGCAGCAGAAAATCCTACAGTAATCCATTCAGGCATAACTTTCATTAaatcaattgaaattgaaagacTAGTATTTTCTTGAGGATTTGAGGTAGTTTGGTATTTCCAAGATACGGTCAAATTCTTGGTTGTAGAATTGTACCTAATCCATACCTCAGCAGTGTCTCCACTATGTTTGCTGGCATTCCAAGGTGTCGTAGCTGATGAAATGATTGAATTAATGTTGATTCCCACATGACCTCTTGCCTCGCGAAATTCACGATTTGCGAAAGAATCAAATTCTACATGAACAATTTGGTTACTAGATGAAACCATTGTTGTGGTGTTAAATAGACCCATAAAGCCACCATCAGAATTGAGGGGGATTTCAAATCCATAAGGAACCAAGAAAAAGGCAAGACCATGGCCATATAATGAAGGTGATCTACCTTGAGTGTTGATGACAAAAGTGTAATGAGTTGTGAAGTCAGTGAGTTTTCCTGTGTTTGAATCCCAAAGTAACACTTTTTCTGAATAGAAGACTCTTCCAACTTGACATGAATAATTTTCATTGATGTTGAAATTAACTTCTCCATCACGAGGTGCTGCAGAACCTTGATAGACTATGTTGGCATCACTAGGATCAAAACTGggatatttgaagtgaattgaGCTAGCTGGGATATTGAAGAAAATTAAGGACATGTAGAAAAGGGTTAGGATATAGAGACTGGAAGCCATGCTTTGAGTTTCAACAGAAACGATGAGCTTTGACAATTTTGAGATAATCTTTAACATATATATCGATAGATGATAGTATGATGAAAATGGTTTGCATCAAATCACAGCTACATGAAAGAATATAAAAAGTTCATAACACATGACTCGTTCaataaatattagatttatttatttatttatttatttttttgcggTGGATTGAATCCAAACctcggaccttacatatattatacattgtccctaTCAACCGAGCTAATCTCACCAGGTCCAATAAATATTAGGTGATAGTATTATGAATTTTCCTTctaccaaataatttttttataaaattaataattaatatgcTCCTCgtttaaaaattccaaaatttggtGGTTAATGTTTTTATGATATTCTAATTACACCTACAAAATTTGGAAACGAAATTTGACTAGTGGTTATATGTTTACTCAAaacaaagttgcgattttgcacattttggttgaaaaatgaGAATAAATCGAGACTTATTCAGAATGCTACGAAATATGGAAATCCTttctatgtatttttatagaggtcTCTGAACAAATTCAGTTACAATTCGATTTTTAGATTGAACTTTtcgttattttagtttttgtgtttGAAGCACTTtaaattcttaattattttatccCTGGTCGAAAAATTacatttgtttttgtgtttgagGCGCTTTATAAattcataattgttttttatgggAGAACTTATTTTTATCGTCCTAAATATGCccgaaaaaaaatatggaaacatTCTATCTCTAGTTCCCTTTTCTGGATTTTATATCTCAAATATATAAactgtctttttttttctttatttcagaACCTTTGaggttgaagaagaaaaaatgccCAAAGCATACCTATAATATCGAATCACTGATCGGATGATTACCTCATAGTTTCTTtattcatagtttttttttaccaaaataaatgatattcattcattcaaattgatagagtacatcgatacaatacaaatccaaattcgctaaaaacaaaaaggttgaatctgtgaacaaactcacagcatccatgttaatagcataaaacggcaaagtacctTATGCTTACAAATATGaataatatgactatattcaagtctccggaatactcatgtgtccggatctgcaacgtcaAAGTCATtttcattgatcggatctgcagTTGCTCAAatctaatctttcaacctgaatcaaataaacaccgcactaagatgggaaatcaaaaacacaccgcacaaagacgaaaaatcaaaacaacagTGTCAttcagagacgacgaaatcacaaaaacagacGAAAGAAAATGgtaaatatatatgaaatcaCTAATTCAAttagaaaagaaggaaaaacaactcGGAGCGGTGATTTTTGACGGCTAGGGTTTGCTAGTTATTTTGGATATTATGTAGATGTTTCTGATGGGTGTAATGACAAGTATAACGTAAGATGCATCACAACCACCAGTTAAATATTGACGAATTTATGTAGATGTTATCAGACCAATACAATACTAAACCTTAAGTACAACAATCTATTTATAGCCCTCTATAGGCCTGATTTATCCTAACTTATAAGAGTAAGTAATGAAGGTACTTAAGTCTTTATGCCAAGCTCTAAAGGCTTCTAAAAGCTAGCTGAGGCATCGCCCTGGGCCTTAGAACCCTTTAAAAGGGCGCTGAGGCATCTAAGGGGGTCCTTAGACCCTTTGGAAGGACTTCTAAGTCCTTAATAAGATATTAACGGTCTAGAGTGATAACCCTTAATATCCAAGGCCTGGATCGAAATCAAGTTGAGACGAATATCAGGAACATGTCTAACATTCTCCTATACCAGCAATTTTACAAACTCCCTCATTTCCCATTTTTACCTCACACCACCATGAATTACAAATTGAGGACTGCATATCTATTTTCCGATGTCTCACTCAGTAAATAAATTCGATGGCATATTAAGACTCATAAGTATATGCAACTGGAAGCATACACCATGTCTAAAAATTAGCATCTACATATACATTATTCCTAGTCCTTATATATAAAGTATATGTTTAGCTCgttctaaataaaataatcattaagaACAGGGAATGAACCATCAATATAATGAAACAAGAATAATATACAACATTGATACCCGATAACATTTGATGCGCTCTTAAGACACTCGTCAACATttacataaaagaaaaagattcaaatgatTTTAGACAAAGAGGGCAAGTAGTTGTCAAGCGGTTGCACCTGAGTAGCTCAAGTCATTCCCCCCTATGCAAGTTACATGGGTAAGACTGTAATTGCAGCTTgtgatttttctaaaaacttATAACATTGATGTTTTGAACAtagattttctcaaaaaaatgaTGTGTTGAACAgagataaaatataaatttgtagaaaacaaatatatcaataaattttttattttctttaataatgattaattttttttatgtgccGGCCGGCTACAAATTGTAACATGTTGGTCTGTTCTGttccatatataaatatatattttttaaagtatatgatgtttatatctttttttttactaaatgatAATCATTCCTTTAAATGGATAAAATACAGCGATGCAGTACAAattcactaaaaataaaaatgatgaatctgcgaacaaactcacaacatctaCGTTAGCATAAAACAACAACATACAAATGCATAcgaatatgactatattcaattAGTCATATTCAATTCTCTGAAATACTAAAATTTTCGGATCTGCAACATTGATGAAGTTAAAGTATTGATTagatctgcactggatcgaaggTGATCTAATAATCTAAATAAACAAACACTAGAATAAGACAGAAAAGAcaaaaaacacaacacaaagATGATAAACAAAACAACTCGCACTAAGTCGACGAAATCCCGAAAGAAGAATTAAATAGATGcgaaaatcacttttttaaataaaagggaggagaaaaattatttagagGAATGATTTGTGGTCAAAATTTAACCCTAAATCACCCTCTTTAAAGAATGAAGGAGAACAAACTATAGTTTTAAAGGACGGCTCACAATAGAGAGGTTTGATTTCATTATAGTTTAATGTTTCTACTTGGAAAATTTTTGGAATTCAgctaaaaggaaaaaattacttagaatttgaatcatattttaCTTGTAAGTTTTGACTTTTGTATTGATTCAGTGTTAGTTATACAAATGTCGTGAGGTgataaattgtaattttgtattgttaatcttaattttatttctacACGTTGCTTCATtccgttttattttatttatatttctacTTTTGAGAAGTTTCAGTGAAATTTATACTGGGTAAGATTCCAAGGTttcgtcaaaaataaaaaatgtagagtttatttatatttctacTTTTGAGAAGTTTCAGTGTAACTTACACCGGGTAAGATTCCAAGGTttcgtcaaaaataaaataaaaatgcaggATTTAGAAGAATTTGTCAATGTACAATTAGGTCTGGATAATATTTGGAGCCTCCTCCATCCAGTATTTTCTAAGATATTTTTACCCTTCGCCATTCTCATGTGTCTTTCAAACTTCTACTTTTATCCTCGTTCAGATAATATAATccaaactaaaaattaaaaaatatacatacaaCACCAATCTAGAGAACgataagaaatataaaaaattgcagTGTATTATTTTTACCTTCATTTAAATACTATAATCCgaaccaaaaactaaaaaaatatgtacaagACCGATCTAGAGAATAttaagaattttgaagaattgcACTCTGAATTAGAGGAACTCTCTACTCAAGTTGATTTTCTTATTGATCTTGTAAAGAAAGACATAagaagaaagttttttttttttacttgggATTTCTTTCATCTCTTATAATCTAGGAATGATTCTAtattaaagaagaaaatttgGAATTTGACTTACTTAGTCATTTTGCCTCTTCTCGTGTATCTTTTTGTCTTAACCAATACTTGGACACGTGCGATGTACGAGAAGTTGACTGTCTTATTGACTAATAAATGTTGTAGTTGatcatgaaatgaaataatagtTGTTGAGCATGAGTTAATGCTTCTAAAAaacgacaacaacaaccaaatatTATTCCTTTAAGTGGGATCGACTACATGGACCGAAATACGTCATATTGTTTTATCATAAATCATGTTtagatccaactcattaatctatTAAACTTTCCTAATGGTGTCCCGTAGgtgtagctcagttggtagctaCCAATGATAATTtgtgcaggggccggggttcgaaccccggattcCCCACTTCTCCATACATAATGTGTGTGAATCTAGCCAcaaggctacttgaccaaaaaaaaaaaaaaactttcctaATAGTTTGTcgtatagtttttctaggtatTCTTACAACTCTTGTAATATGACTATCCTCTATTTGATATACTCTTCTTACTACAGAATCTACATCTTTACTCTCAACATGTCAAAACCACCTAGACATATTTTCCACAATATTTATACTATAGGTGTTACGTCAACTATCTCTACaatgttgtcatttctaatcTTATCTCATCTAGTCTTACTacacatccaacacaacatcCTCATCTTTGCAAACTTACTCTATTCTCGTGTTAGTTAAACCGCCCAATACTCTGTTCCATAAAACATCACTGGTCTAACaattgtttgatattttttcaCTTTAACTTAATCGGTATGTttgtatcacataaaacatccGAGTCTCTTCTCCAATTTAACCATCCAACTTGAATACGATGATGTACATCTGCTTTTATATCTCAGTCATTTTGTACCATGaacccaagatatttaaactgtGTAA from Medicago truncatula cultivar Jemalong A17 chromosome 8, MtrunA17r5.0-ANR, whole genome shotgun sequence includes the following:
- the LOC11428254 gene encoding L-type lectin-domain containing receptor kinase IX.1, encoding MSSSFYTLPLVFLSLNFLIFPSNSIHFQISHFNPSDANIVYQGSAAPIDGEVDFNINDAYYTSQVGRVIFSKKVLLWDSKIGQLTDFTTHYTFIIDTQNSSRYGHGIAFFLVPFGFEIPPNSAGAFFGLFNTTTMNSTSNLLHVEFDSYANRPWGETTEHVGINNNSIISSVSTPWNASLHSGETTEVWINYNSTTKNLNVSWKYQNTYDPQEKTSISYEIDLIKVLPEWVTIGISASTGSIGEKHKLLSWEFSSTLEQSDNDNNTKRTRLVVILAVTCGIVVMGVGALAIYALLWRKIKRSKKKKEEAMHLRTMNDDLQRGAGPRRFTYQELDLATNKFTDDRKLGQGGFGAVYKGYFFDQDLAVAVKKISRGSRQGKKEYVTEVKVISQLRHRNLVKLLGWCHDKGEFLLVYEFMPNGSLDSHLFGKRTPLSWSVRHKIALGLAFGVLYLHEEWERCVVHRDIKSSNVMLDSSFNVKLGDFGLAKLMDHEIGPQTTVVAGTLGYLAPEYISTGKASKESDVYSFGVVALEITTGRKAVEVMRDKDGDKGLIEWVWDHHGRGELLVTMDENLRKDFDEKQVECLLIVGLWCAHPDVSLRPSIRQAIQVLNFEIALPNLPLNRPIATYHAPTPTLSSVEASITTSLQHGR
- the LOC25501401 gene encoding L-type lectin-domain containing receptor kinase IX.1; protein product: MLKIISKLSKLIVSVETQSMASSLYILTLFYMSLIFFNIPASSIHFKYPSFDPSDANIVYQGSAAPRDGEVNFNINENYSCQVGRVFYSEKVLLWDSNTGKLTDFTTHYTFVINTQGRSPSLYGHGLAFFLVPYGFEIPLNSDGGFMGLFNTTTMVSSSNQIVHVEFDSFANREFREARGHVGININSIISSATTPWNASKHSGDTAEVWIRYNSTTKNLTVSWKYQTTSNPQENTSLSISIDLMKVMPEWITVGFSAATSYVQELNYLLSWEFNSTLATSGDSKTKETRLVIILTVSCGVIVIGVGALVAYALFWRKRKRSNKQKEEAMHLTSMNDDLERGAGPRRFTYKELDLATNNFSKDRKLGQGGFGAVYKGYFADLDLQVAVKKISRGSRQGKKEYVTEVKVISQLRHRNLVKLLGWCHDKGEFLLVYEFMPNGSLDSHLFGKRTPLSWGVRHKIALGLASGLLYLHEEWERCVVHRDIKSSNVMLDSSFNVKLGDFGLAKLMDHELGPQTTGLAGTFGYLAPEYVSTGRASKESDVYSFGIVALEITTGKKATKVMKQKNEEQGMIEWIWDHYGSGELLVAMDENLQNDFDEKEVECLMIVGLWCAHPDVSLRPSIRQAIQVLNFEVALPNLPPKRPVATYHVPSSSVSSVEASITNSLQDGR